In the Quercus lobata isolate SW786 chromosome 5, ValleyOak3.0 Primary Assembly, whole genome shotgun sequence genome, one interval contains:
- the LOC115989236 gene encoding uncharacterized protein LOC115989236 yields the protein MCAENTITPEAVIWTPPKQGWYKVNTDGATFDDIKCCGVEVVIRNERGELMGALSKKFGLPLGGLEAEAKAVEEGVALAWDLGLKDVIIESDALLVTNSLEKQSVMPSSIRKVVEGILERLRKFNTWDVNHTCRSSNIAAHIMAKQAKFLNVCNI from the coding sequence ATGTGCGCAGAAAACACTATTACACCTGAAGCAGTAATATGGACGCCACCAAAACAGGGCTGGTACAAAGTTAACACAGACGGGGCAACATTCGATGATATCAAGTGCTGTGGCGTTGAGGTGGTTATCAGAAATGAGAGAGGCGAATTAATGGGAGCTCTGAGTAAGAAGTTTGGGCTGCCTTTGGGTGGCTTGGAGGCGGAAGCAAAGGCAGTTGAGGAAGGTGTGGCGCTTGCATGGGACCTCGGATTAAAAGACGTAATTATTGAAAGTGATGCTCTGTTGGTGACAAACTCCCTGGAAAAACAGAGTGTGATGCCGAGTTCAATAAGGAAAGTGGTCGAAGGAATTTTGGAGAGATTGAGGAAGTTTAATACCTGGGATGTCAACCATACCTGTAGGAGCAGCAATATCGCAGCTCATATCATGGCTAAGCAAGCCAAATTTCTGAATGTGTGTAATATCTAG
- the LOC115989234 gene encoding uncharacterized protein LOC115989234, with protein sequence MSCFKLLNTLCKELNSLMGNFWWGQKDKERKMAWISWERLCTPKAEGGMGFRDLKAFNLALLAKQWWRMQQNPDSLVHRVLKAKYFPNSVASEAELGSRPSYAWRSIWASKKVVDRGSR encoded by the coding sequence atgagttgtttcaaactcCTGAATACGTTGTGCAAAGAGCTGAACTCCCTAATGGGAaacttttggtggggccaaaaaGATAAGGAAAGGAAAATGGCTTGGATCTCATGGGAGAGGTTGTGCACTCCAAAGGCAGAGGGTGGTATGGGATTTAGGGACTTAAAAGCTTTCAATTTGGCACTACTTGCTAAACAATGGTGGAGAATGCAGCAAAATCCTGATTCTCTTGTCCATAGAGTGCTCAAGGCAAAATATTTCCCAAATAGTGTGGCTAGTGAGGCGGAGTTGGGAAGTAGACCTTCCTATGCATGGAGAAGCATATGGGCATCAAAGAAAGTGGTTGATAGGGGGTCTAGATGA